A genomic region of Glycine max cultivar Williams 82 chromosome 15, Glycine_max_v4.0, whole genome shotgun sequence contains the following coding sequences:
- the LOC102666625 gene encoding uncharacterized protein, with the protein MARIAIEVKLSTHEMDQVKQNRNRVVGIPKKHLEEKAKALADKGQWATFIDVLVLLVFGVILFLNVDGLLDLAATDAFLTYHHSKESPVVVVLADVYEAFDRRCEKSSARVVCCTPALNVWLVSHIFRHESKPICPLKGYRMCVENGKANWVGASVNWFPRWKEGGEEVLSSCEGFPSVPLMGMMGCINYNLVLSIRQLGYSMRGAPSEESTTSFIARGFSDPNAKTLQRVRKACNAVQRKDKELRGSSNGIISSYYKWLKARTQEMNWLLRLKISSKEEVETLEESEEVQALKANLERTQVVKEKFKTKAIKVRKECDELRDVNMATTEALE; encoded by the coding sequence ATGGCAAGAATAGCCATAGAGGTCAAACTCTCAACCCACGAAATGGACCAagtaaaacaaaacagaaataGGGTGGTTGGGATACCAAAGAAGCACTTGGAAGAGAAAGCGAAAGCTTTGGCGGATAAAGGTCAATGGGCTACATTCATTGATGTTTTAGTGTTATTGGTGTTCGGAGTCATCCTCTTTCTAAATGTGGATGGGCTATTGGATCTAGCAGCGACCGATGCTTTCCTTACTTATCACCacagcaaggaaagtccagttgttgttgttttggctGACGTCTATGAAGCATTTGATCGGAGATGCGAGAAGAGCAGCGCAAGGGTTGTCTGTTGCACACCCGCTCTTAATGTATGGCTGGTCTCTCACATCTTTCGTCATGAAAGTAAACCCATCTGTCCCCTAAAAGGTTACCGCATGTGTGTCGAGAATGGGAAAGCAAATTGGGTAGGGGcatctgttaattggttcccccgatggaaggaaggagggGAAGAAGTTTTGTCTTCATGTGAAGGGTTCCCAAGCGTCCCCTTGATGGGAATGATGGGTTGTATCAATTATAATCTCGTACTTTCCATAAGACAGTTAGGTTAttccatgagaggagcgccatcaGAAGAGAGTACCACGTCTTTCATCGCACGAGGcttcagtgaccccaatgcaaAAACACTTCAAAGAGTCCGGAAGGCATGTAACGCGGTGCAAAGAAAGGATAAGGAGCTCAGAGGAAGCAGCAATGGGATCATCAGCAGTTATTATAAGTGGCTAAAGGCTAGAACGCAAGAGATGAATTGGCTCTTAAGGCTAAAGATTTCAAGTAAGGAAGAGGTTGAAACCCTTGAGGAGAGCGAAGAGGTGCAAGCCTTGAAGGCGAATCTTGAAAGAACCCAAGTGGTCAAGGAAAAGTTCAAGACAAAAGCCATCAAGGTCAGGAAGGAATGTGACGAGCTGAGGGATGTCAACATGGCCACGACCGAAGCATTAGAATGA